A single genomic interval of Microbacterium sp. zg-Y1090 harbors:
- a CDS encoding arsenate reductase ArsC, with protein sequence MAVHKPSVLFVCVHNAGRSQMAAGWLRDLAGDRVEVRSAGSMPADRINPVAVEAMREVGIDITLEQPKILTTEAVQASDVVITMGCGDACPFFPGKRYEDWKLDDPAGQGIDSVRSIRDEIRVRIEQLVSELV encoded by the coding sequence ATGGCCGTCCACAAACCGTCCGTCCTCTTCGTCTGCGTCCACAACGCCGGCCGCTCCCAGATGGCCGCCGGCTGGCTCCGCGACCTCGCCGGGGACCGCGTCGAAGTCCGCTCCGCCGGATCCATGCCCGCCGACCGCATCAACCCGGTCGCCGTCGAGGCGATGCGAGAAGTGGGCATCGACATCACCCTCGAACAGCCCAAGATCCTCACTACCGAGGCCGTGCAGGCGTCAGATGTTGTCATCACGATGGGATGCGGTGACGCCTGCCCGTTCTTCCCGGGTAAGCGCTACGAAGACTGGAAGCTCGACGACCCGGCCGGGCAGGGTATCGATTCCGTGCGCTCGATCCGCGACGAGATTCGCGTCCGCATCGAGCAGCTGGTGTCAGAGCTGGTGTGA
- a CDS encoding VOC family protein, with protein sequence MGGPDAAATARRRAHRRRSWHARSRRRPGRRRPQLFFHHADGPKRGRNRIHLDVQTVAEGRPTRAQLDAEKDRLVTLGAEVVRLVDQSWGPWPELYYQLRDPEGNEFCLQ encoded by the coding sequence ATGGGAGGACCCGATGCGGCGGCAACTGCTCGACGCCGGGCTCACCGAAGAAGATCTTGGCACGCGCGCTCTCGCCGAAGACCCGGCCGGCGTCGGCCCCAGCTCTTCTTCCACCACGCCGATGGCCCGAAGCGGGGGCGCAACCGGATTCACCTCGATGTGCAGACGGTCGCCGAAGGGCGACCCACCCGCGCGCAGCTGGATGCGGAAAAGGATCGCCTCGTCACGCTGGGCGCCGAGGTCGTCAGACTCGTCGATCAATCGTGGGGACCGTGGCCGGAACTGTATTACCAGCTACGCGATCCCGAGGGCAACGAGTTCTGCCTGCAGTGA
- a CDS encoding PadR family transcriptional regulator, whose translation MIAISDPVPQLRRGVVEPCILGLLSKEPMYGWQLADRLITDGGIIGSIGTLYPVLTRLRERGHVTTYEVPSENGPARRYYELTPAGEQSLDQFRQGWAAFTASVVRCIEPGTDS comes from the coding sequence ATGATAGCCATCAGCGATCCGGTGCCGCAGCTTCGCCGCGGGGTCGTGGAGCCGTGCATCCTCGGCCTTCTTTCGAAGGAGCCGATGTACGGGTGGCAGCTCGCGGATCGCTTGATCACCGACGGCGGGATCATCGGCAGTATCGGGACCCTCTACCCCGTGCTCACGCGCCTGCGAGAGCGGGGCCATGTCACGACCTACGAGGTGCCTTCGGAGAACGGCCCAGCACGCCGCTACTACGAGCTGACCCCTGCCGGTGAGCAATCACTGGATCAATTCCGACAGGGCTGGGCCGCGTTCACGGCCTCAGTCGTCCGCTGTATCGAACCTGGGACGGACTCATGA
- a CDS encoding helix-turn-helix transcriptional regulator, with amino-acid sequence MTLDELPDLLTIKELSIWARIPVNTLYEWKAKGIGPTPLKMGKHLRYSKERVRAWTLELEAAAA; translated from the coding sequence ATGACGCTCGACGAACTCCCTGACCTCCTCACGATCAAGGAGCTGTCGATCTGGGCGCGGATTCCCGTCAACACCCTCTACGAGTGGAAGGCGAAGGGCATCGGGCCCACGCCGCTGAAGATGGGCAAGCACCTGCGCTACTCGAAGGAGCGCGTGCGTGCGTGGACGCTCGAGCTGGAAGCCGCCGCCGCCTGA
- a CDS encoding NAD(P)-binding domain-containing protein, producing MTLLDLTPRVTEDSRLFTLPVAIIGGGPIGLAAAANLAERGIDFLVFEAGGDVAASVRSWGHTRLFSPWKHLVDPASRRLLEERGWQLPDPERAPTGAELVEKYVVPLAALDELASRIRLGVEVIGVSREGMDRTRTARRAATPFAVRIRTADDEVQDIAARAVIDASGTYLSPNSLSSNGLELLGMGDITDRVTPALPDVLGRDRAMFAGRRITVVGAGHSAANTLLALVKLAREEAGTTVTWMIRNAKAVRVSSSPDDQLVGRADLGSRVDRAVDRGDIALIDGFEIIRARRGGEAVELVGHRRGEVVTHDTDIVVNATGFRPNLEMLREIRLDLDEIVEAPKRLAPLIDPNVHSCGTVEPHGFRELTHPEQGFFIVGMKSYGRAPTFLLATGYEQVRSVTAWLAGDTASASQVDLVIPATGVCSTDAGNGGGCCS from the coding sequence GTGACCCTGCTCGACCTGACACCCCGCGTCACTGAGGACAGTCGACTTTTCACTCTGCCCGTGGCGATCATCGGCGGTGGGCCCATCGGGCTCGCCGCCGCGGCGAACCTGGCCGAGCGCGGCATCGACTTCCTTGTCTTCGAAGCGGGTGGTGACGTGGCGGCGAGTGTCCGCTCGTGGGGACACACCCGACTCTTCTCTCCGTGGAAGCACCTGGTGGATCCCGCCTCCCGTCGGCTGCTGGAGGAGCGCGGGTGGCAGCTGCCCGACCCGGAGCGTGCACCGACCGGTGCGGAGCTGGTGGAGAAGTACGTCGTTCCGCTCGCGGCGCTGGACGAGCTCGCCTCCCGCATCCGCCTCGGGGTTGAGGTGATCGGCGTATCTCGCGAGGGGATGGACCGCACCCGCACAGCGCGCCGGGCGGCGACCCCGTTCGCCGTACGGATCCGGACCGCAGACGACGAGGTGCAGGACATCGCCGCTCGCGCGGTGATCGACGCATCGGGCACCTACCTCTCTCCCAACTCGCTGTCTTCCAATGGCCTGGAGCTACTGGGCATGGGCGACATCACCGACCGAGTCACGCCTGCTCTCCCCGACGTGCTCGGCAGGGACCGGGCCATGTTCGCGGGCCGGCGGATCACCGTCGTGGGCGCGGGGCACTCCGCCGCGAACACACTGCTCGCCCTGGTGAAGCTCGCGCGCGAGGAAGCCGGCACCACGGTGACCTGGATGATCCGCAACGCGAAGGCAGTACGCGTCTCCTCCTCGCCGGATGACCAGCTGGTCGGACGCGCGGACCTCGGAAGCCGCGTGGACCGGGCCGTCGACCGCGGTGACATCGCACTCATCGACGGATTCGAGATCATTCGCGCGCGTCGCGGCGGCGAGGCCGTCGAACTGGTCGGTCACCGCCGCGGCGAGGTCGTCACCCACGACACCGACATCGTGGTCAACGCCACCGGGTTCCGCCCGAACCTCGAGATGCTGCGCGAGATCCGCCTCGACCTCGACGAGATCGTCGAGGCGCCCAAGCGGCTCGCTCCGCTCATCGACCCGAACGTCCACTCCTGCGGAACCGTCGAACCGCACGGGTTCCGTGAGCTCACCCACCCCGAGCAGGGCTTCTTCATCGTCGGCATGAAGTCATATGGGCGCGCGCCGACCTTCCTGCTCGCCACCGGCTACGAGCAGGTTCGCTCCGTCACGGCATGGCTCGCCGGAGACACCGCCTCAGCATCCCAGGTCGACCTTGTCATTCCCGCAACGGGTGTGTGCTCGACCGACGCCGGCAACGGGGGTGGATGCTGCTCGTGA
- a CDS encoding SulP family inorganic anion transporter has translation MTAVTPTRDAASRYRTEPTVMQALRSPRLLTREVLAGLVVALALIPEAIAFSIIAGVDPRVGLFSSFVMAVAIAFLGGRPAMITAATGAIALVIAPVAREYGMDYFIATVLLGGLIQVILALLGVAKLMRFIPRSVMVGFVNALAILIFTSQFPQLIGVPWLVYPLVVVGLLVMYLMPRLTKVIPAPLVAIVLLTAAVVVFAWNVPNVGDQGELPKSLPELFIPNVPLTLETLQIIAPYALAMAVVGLLESLMTAKLVDDITDTHSRKTREALGQGAANVLSGAFGGMGGCAMIGQTMINVKASGARTRISTFLAGVFLLVLILALGDVVAIIPMAALVAVMILVSIATFDWHSIRLSTLKRMPKSETAVMLITVIATVWTHNLAVGVILGVIAAMIMFARRVAHFVTVTRTIDDTGATAHYAVDGELFFASSNDLTTQFEYADDPETVVIDMSRSHVWDASTVAALDAIVTKYENRGKTVTIEGLNDTAAALHGRLTGNLGAGH, from the coding sequence ATGACTGCCGTCACCCCCACCCGCGATGCCGCGTCGCGCTATCGCACCGAACCCACCGTCATGCAGGCGCTGCGCAGCCCCCGCCTGCTCACCCGCGAAGTCCTCGCTGGTCTTGTCGTCGCCCTCGCACTGATCCCGGAAGCAATCGCATTCTCGATCATCGCCGGCGTCGACCCCCGCGTCGGCCTGTTCTCCTCGTTCGTCATGGCCGTCGCAATCGCGTTCCTCGGCGGCCGTCCCGCGATGATCACCGCCGCGACCGGCGCGATCGCGCTCGTCATCGCCCCTGTCGCCCGCGAATACGGCATGGACTACTTCATCGCCACCGTCCTTCTCGGCGGGCTCATCCAAGTCATCCTCGCTCTGCTCGGCGTGGCCAAGCTCATGCGCTTCATCCCCCGCTCGGTGATGGTCGGATTCGTGAACGCGCTCGCGATCCTTATCTTCACCTCCCAGTTCCCGCAGCTCATCGGCGTCCCGTGGCTCGTCTACCCGCTCGTTGTCGTGGGGCTGCTGGTCATGTACCTGATGCCGCGATTGACGAAGGTGATCCCCGCTCCTTTGGTTGCGATCGTTCTGCTCACCGCCGCGGTCGTGGTGTTCGCCTGGAATGTCCCGAACGTCGGCGACCAGGGCGAACTGCCCAAGAGCCTGCCGGAGCTGTTCATCCCCAACGTGCCCCTCACGCTCGAAACGCTCCAGATCATCGCGCCCTACGCCCTCGCCATGGCCGTCGTCGGACTGCTCGAGTCCCTGATGACCGCGAAACTCGTCGATGACATCACTGACACTCACTCCCGCAAGACCCGTGAAGCGCTCGGCCAGGGCGCAGCGAACGTTCTCTCCGGTGCCTTCGGGGGCATGGGCGGTTGCGCGATGATCGGGCAGACGATGATCAACGTCAAAGCCTCCGGTGCCCGCACCCGCATCTCGACCTTCCTCGCCGGCGTGTTCCTGCTCGTGCTGATCCTCGCCCTCGGAGATGTCGTCGCCATCATCCCGATGGCCGCCCTCGTGGCCGTGATGATCCTCGTGTCAATCGCGACGTTCGACTGGCACAGCATCCGTCTCAGCACCCTCAAGCGGATGCCGAAGAGCGAGACGGCCGTCATGCTCATCACCGTCATTGCCACCGTGTGGACCCACAACCTGGCCGTGGGGGTCATTCTCGGAGTCATCGCCGCGATGATCATGTTCGCCCGCCGCGTCGCCCACTTCGTCACCGTCACCCGCACCATCGACGACACCGGCGCTACAGCGCACTACGCCGTGGACGGTGAACTGTTCTTCGCGTCCAGCAACGACCTCACCACGCAGTTCGAATACGCGGACGACCCCGAGACGGTGGTGATCGACATGAGCCGATCGCACGTCTGGGACGCCTCTACCGTCGCCGCACTGGACGCGATCGTCACCAAGTACGAGAACCGCGGCAAGACCGTGACTATTGAGGGCCTCAACGACACCGCAGCGGCGCTTCACGGTCGATTGACCGGGAATCTTGGCGCCGGTCACTGA
- a CDS encoding metalloregulator ArsR/SmtB family transcription factor: MTGVIDTETCSPTISHAIGLDAATTVAGALKAIADPLRLRMLSAIATDPRGEACVCDLTELANVSQPTISHHLKVLKETGMLLSERRGTWVYYRIAPARRGAVTALLDAFAPAAALDTVEDETERTKTLQTMDARVTRLAEELADELPDLSRDLVIAIVRESYAGLVRSAKLTRHIIPLTERFARQRLADLTRDRTTGRPQVLFVCVANAGRSQLAAALVNRLSDGKVVARSAGSTPAADVHPHVRALLAEIEGERPAEAAFPKPLTDDAVRAADVVITMGCGDVCPIIPGVRYEDWAVGDPALSSPEGAAAIRHDIERRVRALLTTLTD; the protein is encoded by the coding sequence ATGACGGGTGTGATCGACACGGAGACGTGCTCACCGACGATCAGCCACGCCATCGGCCTGGACGCCGCAACGACCGTCGCGGGCGCCCTGAAAGCGATCGCCGACCCGCTGCGGCTGCGCATGCTCTCCGCGATCGCGACCGACCCGCGCGGTGAGGCCTGCGTGTGCGACCTCACCGAACTTGCCAACGTTTCCCAACCCACGATCTCGCACCATCTGAAGGTGCTCAAAGAGACCGGGATGCTGCTGTCCGAGCGGCGCGGCACATGGGTCTACTACCGCATCGCCCCCGCTCGCCGGGGCGCCGTCACCGCGCTGCTGGACGCGTTCGCACCGGCCGCGGCACTCGACACCGTGGAAGACGAAACCGAGCGCACCAAAACCCTGCAGACTATGGACGCGCGCGTTACACGTCTCGCCGAGGAACTCGCAGACGAGCTGCCCGACCTGAGCCGGGACCTCGTCATCGCCATCGTCCGGGAGTCCTACGCAGGCCTGGTCCGGTCGGCCAAGCTGACCCGGCACATCATCCCGCTCACCGAACGATTCGCCCGCCAGCGTCTCGCCGACCTGACCCGCGACCGAACGACCGGTCGCCCCCAGGTGCTGTTCGTGTGCGTGGCGAACGCTGGCCGCTCCCAGCTCGCCGCGGCGCTCGTGAACCGGCTCTCCGACGGCAAGGTCGTGGCACGCTCGGCAGGATCGACGCCCGCGGCGGACGTGCACCCGCACGTCCGCGCACTCCTCGCCGAGATCGAAGGAGAGCGGCCAGCCGAAGCGGCGTTCCCGAAGCCGCTCACCGACGACGCCGTCCGCGCCGCCGACGTGGTGATCACCATGGGGTGTGGCGACGTGTGCCCGATCATCCCCGGTGTCCGCTACGAGGACTGGGCCGTCGGCGACCCGGCACTGTCCTCGCCCGAAGGCGCGGCCGCCATCCGTCACGACATCGAGCGCCGCGTTCGCGCACTACTGACCACACTCACCGACTGA
- a CDS encoding helix-turn-helix domain-containing protein: protein MSALSEHEYREIRIEAAQRLAILLRHFRQARGLSQERVAQEAGLALYTYSCLERATTPSGGVANPTLDTLIRVLHALEVPEVRLDWVIEPADGIDAA, encoded by the coding sequence ATGAGCGCGCTCTCGGAACACGAGTACCGCGAGATCCGCATCGAAGCTGCCCAACGGCTCGCCATCCTGCTTCGGCACTTCCGTCAGGCACGCGGACTGTCCCAAGAACGCGTCGCTCAGGAAGCGGGACTTGCCCTGTACACGTACAGCTGCTTGGAGCGGGCCACGACCCCATCGGGCGGGGTCGCAAACCCGACGCTCGACACCCTCATCAGGGTGTTGCACGCGCTCGAGGTGCCGGAGGTGAGACTCGACTGGGTGATCGAGCCTGCCGATGGGATCGACGCGGCATGA
- the nadD gene encoding nicotinate-nucleotide adenylyltransferase: MTSPRAPRIGVMGGTFDPIHHGHLVAASEVAQSLDLDEVIFVPTGQPWQKHQVSAAEHRYLMTVIATASNPRFTVSRVDIDRGGPTYTTDTLRDLKVQRPDAEFFFITGADAIAQIFTWRDHEELWSLAHFVAVSRPGHVLDIEDLPAEGVSQLEVPALAISSTDCRDRVHRGYPVWYLVPDGVVQYIAKHHLYRSQA; encoded by the coding sequence ATGACTTCTCCGCGTGCGCCGCGCATCGGTGTGATGGGTGGGACGTTCGACCCGATCCATCACGGCCACCTCGTCGCAGCCAGCGAGGTCGCCCAGTCGCTCGACCTCGACGAAGTGATCTTCGTGCCTACGGGGCAGCCCTGGCAGAAGCACCAGGTGTCGGCCGCGGAGCACCGCTATCTCATGACGGTGATCGCGACGGCATCCAACCCGAGGTTCACCGTCAGCCGCGTCGACATCGACCGCGGGGGTCCCACGTACACCACGGACACCTTGCGGGATCTGAAAGTGCAGCGCCCCGACGCGGAGTTCTTCTTCATCACCGGCGCCGATGCGATCGCCCAGATCTTCACGTGGCGCGACCACGAAGAACTGTGGAGTCTCGCGCACTTCGTCGCCGTATCCCGTCCCGGCCACGTGCTGGACATCGAGGACCTGCCCGCCGAGGGCGTCAGCCAGCTGGAAGTGCCGGCACTGGCGATCTCGTCCACGGACTGCCGCGACCGCGTACATCGGGGATACCCGGTGTGGTACCTGGTCCCTGACGGCGTCGTCCAATACATTGCGAAGCACCACCTCTATCGGAGCCAGGCATGA
- the rsfS gene encoding ribosome silencing factor — MTASAQSIDMVQIAAQAADATGGEDIVALDVSEPLPLVDAFLIVSGNSERNVAAIADRIEEKLLEAGHKRLRREGREQARWILLDFGDLVAHVFHQEERVFYGLERLWKDCPVIPVELPATTSAD; from the coding sequence ATGACCGCCAGCGCCCAGTCGATCGACATGGTCCAGATCGCCGCGCAAGCCGCCGATGCCACCGGCGGAGAGGACATCGTCGCACTCGACGTCTCCGAGCCGTTGCCTCTCGTCGACGCGTTCCTCATCGTCTCGGGCAACAGCGAGCGCAACGTCGCCGCGATCGCCGACCGCATCGAGGAGAAGCTGCTCGAAGCGGGACACAAGCGCCTGCGTCGTGAGGGGCGCGAGCAGGCTCGGTGGATCCTCCTCGACTTCGGCGACCTCGTCGCGCACGTCTTCCACCAGGAGGAGCGCGTGTTCTACGGCCTCGAGCGGCTGTGGAAGGACTGCCCGGTCATCCCGGTCGAGCTCCCCGCCACGACATCGGCCGACTGA
- a CDS encoding MerR family transcriptional regulator produces MRIGEVTERTSLSLRTLRHWEDAGLVAPSARTEGNFRLYTEKDVERLLLIRRMKPLGYTLDEMRELLDIVDALAITPHDALLRAQLDDIRKAAALRREKLTEQLAMADEFVELLDRL; encoded by the coding sequence ATGCGGATCGGTGAGGTTACCGAGCGCACGTCTCTGTCGTTGCGCACTCTCCGGCACTGGGAGGATGCGGGACTTGTGGCGCCGTCCGCGCGCACCGAGGGCAACTTTCGGCTTTACACCGAGAAAGACGTTGAGCGGTTACTGCTCATCCGGCGGATGAAGCCACTCGGATACACCCTCGATGAGATGCGCGAGCTCCTGGACATCGTCGACGCACTCGCCATCACTCCGCACGACGCTCTACTGCGTGCCCAACTCGATGACATCCGAAAGGCTGCCGCGCTGCGACGCGAGAAGCTCACCGAGCAGCTCGCCATGGCGGACGAGTTCGTGGAGCTGCTCGACCGCCTGTGA
- a CDS encoding ArsR/SmtB family transcription factor, with amino-acid sequence MTSTLDVTDIAAGACCTPLMREPLTAEEAEQLAATMKALADPARLRLLSIVAASEDSEACVCDLIEPVGLSQPTVSHHLKILTTAGFLTRSKRATWAYYKLVPGALDRVSQLLVAS; translated from the coding sequence ATGACCTCGACGCTCGACGTGACCGACATCGCCGCCGGGGCGTGCTGCACGCCCCTGATGCGGGAGCCGCTGACAGCCGAGGAGGCTGAGCAGCTCGCTGCAACCATGAAGGCACTCGCTGACCCTGCCCGCCTGCGTCTCCTGTCGATCGTGGCCGCGTCCGAAGACTCGGAAGCATGCGTCTGCGACCTGATCGAGCCGGTCGGCCTGAGTCAGCCGACCGTGTCGCATCATTTGAAGATTCTCACCACCGCCGGGTTCCTCACGCGGAGCAAGCGAGCCACATGGGCGTACTACAAGTTGGTGCCTGGCGCGCTCGACCGCGTCTCACAGCTCCTCGTCGCCTCGTGA
- the arsB gene encoding ACR3 family arsenite efflux transporter — MTAAPVAAARTAPKRLSTLDKWLPLWIGLAMVGGLLLGRFVPALSDLLGRLEVAGISVPIGLGLLVMMYPVLAKVRYDKVAAVTGDKKLLVSSLILNWLVGPAVMFALAWIFLADVPEYRTGLIIVGLARCIAMVVIWNDLACGDREATAVLVAINSVFQVVMFSVLGWFYLTVLPGWLGLDAQGLDVSVWQIALNVLVFLGVPLVAGFASRWIGEKRRGRVWYEETFLPAIGPWALYGLLFTIVLLFALQGDAVLANPLDVARIALPLLLYFGFMWFTGLLLGKSIGLGYARSTTLAFTAAGNNFELAIAVAIGTFGAASGQALAGVVGPLIEVPVLVGLVYVSLWAARSWFHTDPYEGSAS; from the coding sequence ATGACCGCCGCGCCCGTCGCCGCAGCCCGCACTGCGCCGAAGCGGCTCTCCACGCTCGACAAGTGGCTGCCGCTCTGGATCGGCCTCGCAATGGTCGGGGGGCTACTGCTCGGCCGTTTCGTCCCTGCGCTGTCGGATCTGCTCGGCCGGCTGGAGGTGGCCGGGATCTCGGTGCCGATCGGGCTCGGATTGCTGGTGATGATGTATCCGGTGCTCGCGAAGGTCCGATACGACAAGGTCGCTGCCGTCACGGGCGACAAGAAGCTGCTCGTCTCCTCTCTGATTCTGAACTGGCTCGTGGGGCCGGCGGTGATGTTCGCCCTGGCATGGATCTTCCTGGCCGATGTGCCCGAGTACCGGACGGGCCTGATCATCGTGGGTCTCGCGCGTTGCATCGCGATGGTCGTGATCTGGAACGATCTCGCCTGCGGCGACCGTGAGGCTACCGCCGTGCTCGTCGCGATCAACTCGGTCTTCCAGGTCGTGATGTTCTCCGTGCTCGGATGGTTCTACCTCACCGTCCTGCCCGGTTGGCTCGGTCTGGACGCTCAGGGGCTGGATGTGTCAGTGTGGCAGATCGCGCTCAACGTGCTGGTGTTCCTGGGCGTCCCGCTCGTCGCCGGGTTCGCGTCGCGGTGGATCGGTGAGAAGCGTCGAGGCCGCGTCTGGTACGAGGAGACTTTCCTTCCGGCGATAGGTCCGTGGGCTCTGTACGGGCTGCTGTTCACGATCGTGCTGCTCTTCGCGCTGCAGGGCGACGCAGTCCTGGCCAACCCGCTGGATGTCGCGCGGATCGCACTGCCCCTGCTGCTCTACTTCGGGTTTATGTGGTTCACCGGCTTGCTGCTCGGCAAAAGCATCGGCCTGGGGTATGCGCGCTCCACGACGCTCGCATTCACCGCCGCAGGCAACAACTTCGAGCTTGCCATCGCTGTCGCGATCGGCACCTTCGGAGCCGCCTCCGGACAAGCACTCGCCGGCGTCGTCGGACCCCTCATCGAAGTCCCCGTCCTGGTGGGCCTCGTCTACGTCTCGCTCTGGGCAGCTCGGTCCTGGTTCCACACCGACCCGTACGAAGGGAGCGCCTCATGA
- a CDS encoding glutamate-5-semialdehyde dehydrogenase, producing MTTLTVPTTARERMQLAKDASRSVALLSDEDKAAALHAIADALDAAVDEIVAANAEDLERGRATGMAPGLQDRLRLDAARIGALAEAVRQVAALPDPVGRVLDERVIGGGVRLQKVSVPFGVVGSIYEARPNVTVDIAALALRAGNAVVLRGGTAAEHSNAALVRTMRGALASRGIDPEAVQTLDDFGREGARELMQARGLVDVLVPRGSAQLIETVVTESSVPVIETGAGVVHIVLDSTAPTDWARDIVVNAKAQRPSVCNAVETVLVLADAAERLIPPVVTALQQAGVTVHGDDTTRSLAPDVVPVTEDEYALEHMSLDLSMRVVPDLDEALAHIRRYSTQHTESIITADEARAERFLTEVDAAVVMANASTRFTDGGEFGFGAEVGISTQKLHARGPMGLPELTSVKWLARGGGQVRS from the coding sequence ATGACCACCCTCACCGTGCCGACGACGGCGCGCGAGCGGATGCAGCTCGCCAAGGATGCCTCGCGCAGCGTCGCCCTGCTGAGCGACGAGGACAAGGCCGCCGCGCTGCACGCGATCGCCGACGCCCTCGACGCCGCTGTCGACGAGATCGTCGCAGCCAACGCCGAAGACCTCGAACGCGGCCGCGCGACGGGGATGGCGCCGGGGCTTCAGGACCGGCTGCGGCTGGATGCCGCGCGCATCGGCGCCCTCGCCGAGGCGGTGCGCCAGGTGGCGGCGCTGCCTGATCCGGTGGGCCGTGTGCTGGATGAGCGCGTGATCGGCGGCGGGGTGCGCCTGCAGAAGGTGTCGGTGCCCTTTGGCGTCGTCGGCTCGATCTACGAGGCGCGACCGAATGTGACCGTCGACATCGCCGCGCTCGCGCTGCGCGCCGGCAACGCGGTGGTGCTGCGCGGCGGCACGGCTGCTGAGCACTCCAACGCCGCCCTCGTGCGCACGATGCGCGGTGCTCTCGCCTCCCGCGGCATCGATCCCGAGGCCGTGCAGACGCTGGACGACTTCGGACGAGAGGGTGCGCGGGAGCTCATGCAGGCCCGCGGCCTGGTCGACGTGCTCGTGCCGCGCGGCAGCGCCCAGTTGATCGAGACGGTCGTGACGGAGTCGTCGGTGCCGGTGATCGAGACCGGCGCCGGGGTCGTGCACATCGTGCTGGATTCCACCGCGCCGACCGACTGGGCCCGCGACATCGTCGTCAACGCCAAGGCGCAGCGCCCGAGCGTCTGCAACGCCGTCGAGACCGTGCTGGTGCTCGCCGACGCCGCCGAGAGGCTGATCCCGCCGGTCGTCACGGCGCTGCAGCAGGCGGGTGTCACCGTGCACGGGGACGACACGACGCGGAGCCTGGCGCCCGACGTGGTGCCCGTGACCGAGGACGAATACGCGCTCGAGCACATGAGCCTCGACCTTTCGATGCGCGTCGTGCCCGACCTCGACGAGGCCCTCGCCCACATCCGGCGCTACTCCACCCAGCACACCGAGTCGATCATCACGGCGGATGAGGCCCGCGCCGAGCGCTTTCTCACCGAGGTGGACGCCGCTGTCGTCATGGCCAACGCCTCGACGCGCTTCACGGATGGCGGAGAGTTCGGGTTCGGCGCTGAGGTCGGCATCTCGACCCAGAAGCTGCACGCCCGGGGCCCGATGGGCCTTCCTGAGCTGACCAGTGTCAAGTGGCTCGCCCGTGGCGGCGGGCAGGTGCGCTCCTGA
- the trxA gene encoding thioredoxin yields the protein MTALTVTDATFHDEVLNSDLPVVVDIWAVWCGPCRQVAALLDQLAADYDGRVRIVKVDADQNPDTMMSAGVTSIPTLGFYRNGKRVDVLIGAHPKPVIAAKIEELLA from the coding sequence GTGACCGCTCTCACCGTCACCGACGCTACGTTCCACGACGAGGTCCTCAACTCCGATCTGCCCGTTGTGGTGGACATCTGGGCTGTCTGGTGCGGACCGTGCCGCCAGGTCGCGGCATTGCTCGACCAGCTCGCAGCCGATTATGACGGGCGTGTGAGGATCGTCAAGGTCGACGCTGACCAGAACCCCGACACCATGATGTCCGCCGGTGTCACCTCGATCCCGACGCTCGGGTTCTATCGCAACGGGAAACGGGTCGACGTCCTCATCGGCGCGCACCCGAAGCCCGTCATCGCAGCGAAGATCGAGGAGTTGCTCGCATGA